The stretch of DNA CTTCTTAAAGATCATTGATTGTGTATTCAAGTATCATGTGATCTGATGCAGTGCCGTGACGTGTCCTTCCTGACGCTCTCTTAGATTCTTGTTTAGCTCTTCAGTCTTAATCTATCCTCTTCATGGAATCTCTTTGCACTTACCCCAGCGTGCCGCAGCCCCAGGAGGTCGCTGTACGTGTAACTTACTGCACgtggagggaagcaggaagtCATGTAGAAATGTAGCCTCCTCCTAAATCATTGCTATCTTCTAATAAATCATCTTGCACACAtttttgcttgtctgtctgttgttgTGGGTCTGTCGTCCTTTGTGCGTCATTCGTAGTTATTATGAGACTTAGGATGATTATGCATTTGTATATGTGTTCACATGTAAATACACATCTCGACTGTTCATGAGGCTAACTTCATATCTATAAATTTTGGTTCACATCATATTCATGGAAAATTCATTGTTTTTACAGATTGATGCTATACTTGTAGTATTTGGTTAtaatttgtttattaatataaTGGTAATGAGAAGGGCTATAGTGATGTCTCTACGGTTGCTGAAGGTATGGCTGGCTGGGCCTTGACTTGTTGGCCAGTAAACCCCACTAGTGTATATTATATTCATTTGCAAGTGTCTTTACCACACAGTTGCATACATATTCTGCTGATTCTAAGTTGATGAGTATCCTAAGCCTAGTTAGCAGTATTGCATTGCTTTTTGTCATTcgttgttgccattctctgtgCACCATCTCCTGTGTCACACTGTGTAATCCTTTGTTGCTTGTCTCTGATCCGGACGCAGCGACGCCTCTTACGTAACTTTGTAGCAGACGCAAAGGTATGAAGAAAGACGTTTCCCGGAAGTCACAGCTTAAAAGGCTAAGAAGCTCACACCGAATAGTTGCGATGAGAGTGTGGCCCTTGATGCAGAAACGGCCAGCCACTCAGGTGCCTGCAACTTGATGATATCTACTTGTCAGGTACAGTTCTATCTTGAATATTGAATTTTGGGACAAATAAGTGTTATTACCAGGTTCATTTGCAGTATTTATTGCTTCGAACCTACATGGAGTGATGACTGGAAAGCGAAGGCGGCGGAAGGAGTGCCAGCGTGGTGGCGACCCGAGGCGGAGGCGTGCGTGAGTTTGGCGCCgcggtgacgatgacgatgaagaTGAGATGGAGCTTTGGACTTAACGAACGTTTACTTGGACTCGTTGGAACCGTAGCCTCTGTAGTACCTGGGCCTGTAGTACTCGCGGGAGCCAGAGCCGCGGGACTCGTAGGAGCCAGAGTCGTAGTGAGCCTCGCCCTCGTAGCTGACGTCGGCCACGAAGCCAGAGTAGCCGTCAATTACGTACTTGACCTTCTGCAGGCGGCCGTCGGGCAGGTGGTTGTAGTAGAATCCCTCGGTGTAGTCGCCGTCACGGTTTTCCCGGTGGCCGAAGTCGTTGCCGTAGTAGTCCTTGATCTGATAGTTGAAGTCGTACCTGGGCTCCTCAGACTCGTAGGAGTCGTAGGATCCATAGGAGCGctgcgaggagggagagaacagtTAGTAAGTGGTCGTGGTCTGTGATGGTGGTCGTCATATCAGCAGTATTGAGTTGGAACTTAAGACTGGGCCGGCAGCCACAGCCACGCCAGGAAGTCCCTGGAAACTACAAGCTCCTGCAGGAGTGTGGGCCCTGCGAGGAGTCTCGGTGTCACGGGGCGTAACTCTCCGAGAGACAAACGTGGCGCGGTGCTTACCTCACGAGACCTTCcatcggcggcggcggcagccacgagggcgaggaggaagaacacCTGTGTGAAGGAAGTGGGGAGTTAGTGAGGTGGTGgcaggagagagcgagagcagtGAAGGGCGCACCAAGAATGATCTCTAACTTTATAGGCATATAAGCAGCATTTCAACAAGATCGGTGGACACCCGTGGCAGGGCTGCGGTGATCACCTTGGCGGccattgtgttgtggtggtggcggtggcggtggatgTGTGCAGACGTCAGATAGGCTCAGACATATATACCCAGCCAGGAAAGTGGTTTCCCGAGTTCCTGTGTAACTGTTTCTTTCACAATCTCATCAAGAACCTGGCTGAGTAGGAAGTCAAGGTCACGCGGCGGAAGGTTTTTCTCTCAGACAGGTTTGGCGGTTGAGTCCACAACCGAGAGTGAGAGTTGTGGGCAGCGGGAGCCTGGGTGCAGGTTGGGTCAGCGGGACAGGATCCGCTTCCCTTCTCCATCCTACTTGTGGGTATGTGTCCCCAAATGAAGGTGGTCTGCTCTGGAACTAAACAAAAACTGACAACACTGTCGGTGCATTGTCACTCCTGCTTATTTCAATCTTACTTAAATTgccttctttaatttcttgcttgaacGCAGTGAAGCTGAACACGGTGGAAAAATTACACACGGCTCATATGAACCCTCCACAGCACCACAGTGTTTTTCACCCCATCACTAACTCGAGGATTACTAAGAGTACAAGATCACAACTACATGCTTGCATCATCGAAGTATTTGTctgcaaactgaaaaaaaacggGACCCAAGGATGCACAGATCGGGGCAGTGGGGAGACCATAGCAATCAGGCGGGTCACGGTGGCTGTGGGGCACAATGCTTGACTCGCCCTCTAAAGGTTACGAGTTCGAACATGACTCGTGGTATTTTTCGGTGGGAAAGTTGGCACTCTTGTAATGCAAGCTGGAACACATGACCTCATTGTTGCGATCTCATAACCCATCATGCTGTATTTCACTTATATTGTATAGGTAACAAATGCACCAGCGTGGTCACCATTACTGCAAGACCAGTCCAGGAAAGGACCGTCGAGGCTTCTACTTTTCATGTGACATTTTGCTATCAAGCGAAGATTCATGGTACGcgctgtttatatatatatatatatatatatatatatatatatatatatatatatatatatatatatatatatatatatatatatatatatatatatatatatatatatatatatatatatatatatatatatatatataggtatttatttatttattttggcctatagcgcctgtaggcatacttgaagagcatatgtgggaagcactgttctgcttccatccattagtgcgcaggcaattttatttacactacccaagcgcatctttgatgtaacacctagaacctgggtatcatggtgacatgtaggtaactttaaaccactcgacaaatgacatagcttcaaagcggtatgtggtgggattcgaatctactcgtggacgtctgcccgatcccacgctcaccaccttatccaccacGCCCCCGCCTCCCTGGTGGAAGGCTGGTGCTGATTACTTCATGTTTAATTTAGTGTCGAGAGCATTACTGGTTTTTGTGCGTCCAgtgtgtgaaaagagagagTTGATGGAGTTCACACCGTCCTGTAACTCGAGGCAACATTACTGGTGCACTGATTCATCGCTATTCAAATAAATATTCAAatattttattgctatcataTTTCTGACTTCACTAGAGTAAGACTATATTTTGTGCTATGAATATGAAATTAGAAGCACTATTCTTTCTACATCTTACCCACTCTTACAGTCAATAATACTCTAAAATAAACTAATGTATCCGATTACAGCAGTCAGAGGATTAACTTAGTCAGTCCACCGAGGAATTTCAGTCATTTTAGGGACATACGTCAGGATGTCAGTGTCACGGAAAGAACAGAATGGATGGCAGTGTTTGTCGTGACTTCCCTCGTGCAGccttcctccctgtccctcccttcccctcacctctcataTGACACCTCAAAACTCGCATTGGTCCAAGAACGCTTACATTCACATATAGCCGAGTCGTGCCGCAGCATACCGGTAGCACTGCGCTCTCTTGTGCCGCGGTCATCACCCTCAGGCCACATGGCGACCTTCAGGACATTAACGTGCGGGGCTGCGTGAGACACCGTGGTTAGCAGATTTAGATATGCTGAGTAGTTAATCGAGGGTAATcaagggtgttgttgttgttttgtgactAATTAAGGAAACAGACGTACAACTTTACACGTAAAACAGAGAAGTAACGAAAcacaagagaatagaagagaaaccAGTGTCCTGACAGGTGACGCATGTACGTAGTGCTGTAAGGCGACGTGCTGTGTTTACTGTAGTGGCAGGGTTATGTTATTCGTGACTTGCCTCGATGCCAAACTACAATGAAAGACTGGATGATTAAGTATCTGATTcccacttcctttccttgtgaTTAAGTGTAGTTTGGTTGTCTGATATCCCAAGGCCAATCCATCGCCCCGTGCCGAGACAAGCAGATGACTGATGTCCATGTGCTGCATAACCACCGACCGTGACAACCAGGCGAGGCTCGGGTACCAAGCACAGCAGGTGGATGTGACACCACACCAATGCTCCAAAGTTACAATTAGAGAAAATGTTTGAAATTTTGATACTTTTCTCTCATAACTTTCTCCAAGTGGATGAAAAGTTTTGCTGATCCTTCATTGCTAAAGAGCCCCCAGTGTTTTATTGATAACTTCGTGTGTTGCCTCCTAGTCTGTCTCAGCTTGTGTTTGGTTCTGTCAGTCATTGCTGGTCTGGGCTCAGCGAGGCCCCGGAAGTGATGAGTGTTGCAGAGGCAATGATACAGAGGTAACCAAAGTCGGCGCTCAGACAC from Portunus trituberculatus isolate SZX2019 chromosome 9, ASM1759143v1, whole genome shotgun sequence encodes:
- the LOC123501316 gene encoding pro-resilin-like, which translates into the protein MAEPDTGHKHRSHHTIMIAKVFFLLALVAAAAADGRSRERSYGSYDSYESYESEEPRYDFNYQIKDYYGNDFGHRENRDGDYTEGFYYNHLPDGRLQKVKYVIDGYSGFVADVSYEGEAHYDSGSYESRGSGSREYYRPRYYRGYGSNESK